The Agrobacterium cucumeris genome has a segment encoding these proteins:
- a CDS encoding LacI family DNA-binding transcriptional regulator produces MSRPNYRDIARLAGVGTATVERVLNGRGGVRAELVEKVVIAARELDYPRTLPETHRGLLRIEVLMVRPETTFYRRLSRAFERIAATLDPLVVVHRSFAEEMKPEELASRIIAAGEARAGLILAIPSSPAVSAAVEAVVARGVPVVHVVTRASAKRGEFIGIDNGAAGRTAAHFITRMARQTGPVIALCHPIYQVHRDRISGFSDYFRDHAGEHGFEWLGFTRDDEYYSAETLRMALDLYPDMAGLYNVGGANSALIDVLRRHPRGGEIFFVGHELTDYTRKALNDGIMDIVLDQAPEAQARRALDLVLRRIGLTDIEPDSAPIRFVTITAESL; encoded by the coding sequence TTGAGCAGGCCGAATTATCGCGATATCGCCCGTCTTGCAGGTGTCGGGACAGCAACGGTCGAGCGGGTGCTGAACGGACGCGGCGGTGTTCGCGCCGAACTCGTGGAAAAGGTCGTCATCGCCGCACGGGAACTGGACTATCCCCGCACCCTGCCGGAAACCCATCGCGGGCTGCTGCGCATAGAAGTGCTGATGGTACGCCCCGAAACCACCTTTTACCGGCGGCTTTCCAGGGCCTTCGAAAGAATTGCCGCGACACTCGATCCTCTTGTCGTCGTTCACCGCAGCTTTGCCGAGGAAATGAAGCCGGAGGAGCTGGCAAGCCGCATCATCGCCGCCGGAGAAGCCCGGGCCGGCCTGATCCTCGCCATCCCGAGCAGCCCCGCGGTCAGCGCTGCGGTCGAGGCGGTGGTGGCGCGTGGCGTACCTGTCGTGCACGTCGTAACGCGCGCCTCGGCAAAAAGGGGTGAATTCATCGGCATCGACAATGGCGCCGCAGGGCGCACGGCGGCGCATTTCATCACCCGCATGGCGCGCCAGACCGGCCCGGTCATCGCACTCTGCCATCCGATCTATCAGGTTCACCGTGACCGTATCAGCGGCTTTTCCGACTATTTCCGCGATCATGCCGGCGAACATGGCTTCGAGTGGCTGGGTTTTACCCGCGATGACGAATATTACAGCGCCGAAACCCTGCGCATGGCGCTGGATCTCTATCCCGACATGGCCGGCCTTTATAATGTCGGCGGCGCCAATTCCGCACTGATCGACGTTCTTCGCAGGCACCCACGCGGCGGCGAGATATTCTTCGTCGGCCATGAATTGACCGATTATACACGCAAGGCGCTCAACGACGGCATCATGGATATCGTTCTGGATCAGGCCCCCGAGGCGCAGGCCCGCCGGGCGCTGGACCTCGTGCTTCGCCGGATCGGTCTTACCGATATCGAGCCCGACAGCGCCCCCATTCGCTTCGTTACCATCACCGCAGAGAGCCTTTGA
- a CDS encoding hydrogen peroxide-inducible genes activator, whose product MIALSMKHLRYFDALAKIGHFGRAAEACAISQPALSLQIRELEELIGAPLVERGSRQIRLTTLGEEFAERTRSILRSVDELQDLARAGKGPLSGRLRIGVIPTVAPYLLPQVIKTLTRHYPELEARPREAVTQKLIEDLLEAKLDMAIVALPVSEPALEEVPLFSEEFILVRPMEDAGMPVPSADKLGEMRLLLLEEGHCFRNQALSFCSTTNAPPRVLMEGSSLSTLVQMVGAGIGVTLIPQMAVDMETRQSTVSVFRLAEPRPSRTIGMVWRKSNPLSAQFSHIAEIVRECGLQKLGIA is encoded by the coding sequence ATGATTGCGCTCTCCATGAAACATCTTCGTTATTTCGACGCGCTCGCCAAGATCGGCCATTTCGGCCGGGCGGCGGAGGCATGCGCGATTTCCCAGCCGGCGCTTTCGCTGCAGATCCGCGAGCTGGAAGAACTGATCGGCGCGCCGCTTGTCGAACGCGGCAGCCGCCAGATCCGGCTGACGACGCTTGGCGAGGAGTTTGCCGAGCGCACCCGCTCGATCCTGCGGTCGGTGGATGAGCTGCAGGATCTGGCGCGCGCCGGAAAGGGCCCGCTCAGCGGCCGCCTGCGCATCGGCGTCATCCCCACCGTCGCGCCTTATCTTTTACCACAGGTCATCAAGACGCTCACGCGGCATTATCCGGAACTGGAGGCGCGACCACGCGAGGCGGTGACGCAGAAACTCATCGAGGATCTTCTGGAGGCAAAGCTGGACATGGCGATCGTCGCCCTGCCCGTCTCGGAACCGGCGCTGGAAGAAGTTCCGCTGTTTTCGGAGGAATTCATTCTGGTGCGGCCGATGGAGGATGCGGGCATGCCGGTGCCAAGTGCCGACAAGCTGGGTGAAATGCGCCTGCTCTTGCTTGAAGAAGGCCATTGTTTCCGCAATCAGGCGCTTTCCTTCTGCAGCACGACGAATGCGCCGCCACGCGTCCTGATGGAGGGCAGCTCGCTCTCCACCCTTGTGCAGATGGTCGGCGCCGGCATCGGCGTCACGCTTATTCCGCAGATGGCGGTCGATATGGAAACACGCCAGTCCACGGTCTCGGTCTTCCGGCTGGCGGAACCGCGCCCGTCGCGCACCATCGGCATGGTGTGGCGCAAGAGCAATCCGCTGTCTGCGCAGTTCAGCCATATTGCCGAGATTGTCCGCGAATGCGGGCTGCAGAAACTTGGCATCGCCTGA
- the katG gene encoding catalase/peroxidase HPI: MDATSKPAGKCPVMHGGNTASGKSVTEWWPNALNLDILHQHDTKTNPLGTSFNYREALKTLDVEALKADLRALMTDSQEWWPADWGSYVGMMARVTWHAAGSYRVTDGRGGANTGNQRFAPLNSWPDNVNTDKGRRLLWPIKKKYGNKLSWADLIALAGTIAYDVAGLKTYGFAFGREDIWAPEKDTYWGDEKEWLAPSDGRYGDVSKPETLENPLAAVQMGLIYVNPEGVNGKSDPLATAAQMRETFARMGMDDEETVALTAGGHTIGKSHGNGSAANLSPDPEAAGPEYQGLGWINTKGRGIGRDTVVSGIEGAWTSEPTKWDNGFFDMLFKHEWTLTHSPAGASQWAPITIAEEDKPVDVEDASIRTIPMMTDADMALKVDPIYREISLRFKDDQDHFSDVFARAWFKLTHRDMGPKSRYIGPDVPAEDLIWQDPIPAGSTGYDVAAVKAKIAASGLPVADLVATAWDSARTFRGSDKRGGANGARIRLAPQKDWEGNEPARLSRVLSVLEPIARETGASIADVIVLAGNYGVEQAAKAAGFDIAVPFAAGRGDASAEQTDADSFAPLEPLADGFRNWIKKDYVVSPEELLLDRAQLLGLTAPELTVLIGGLRVIGANYGGAAHGVFTDKPGALTTDFFATLTDMAYSWVPTGNNLYEIRDRRTGAARYTATRVDLVIGSNSILRAYAEVYAQDDNREKFVRDFIAAWTKVMNADRFDLV, from the coding sequence ATGGACGCAACTTCAAAACCGGCCGGCAAGTGTCCCGTCATGCACGGAGGCAATACGGCCTCCGGTAAATCGGTAACCGAATGGTGGCCGAATGCGCTGAACCTCGACATTCTGCACCAGCACGATACCAAGACCAACCCGCTCGGCACCTCCTTCAACTATCGTGAAGCGCTGAAGACGCTCGACGTTGAGGCCCTGAAGGCCGATCTGCGCGCCCTGATGACCGACAGCCAGGAATGGTGGCCGGCCGACTGGGGCAGCTATGTCGGCATGATGGCCCGCGTCACCTGGCATGCGGCCGGTTCCTACCGCGTGACGGACGGGCGTGGTGGCGCCAACACCGGCAACCAGCGTTTTGCACCGCTCAACTCCTGGCCGGATAACGTCAACACCGACAAGGGCCGCCGCCTGCTGTGGCCGATCAAGAAGAAATACGGCAACAAGCTTTCCTGGGCCGACCTCATCGCGCTCGCCGGCACCATCGCCTATGACGTTGCCGGTCTGAAGACCTATGGCTTTGCTTTCGGCCGTGAAGATATCTGGGCGCCGGAAAAGGACACCTATTGGGGTGACGAAAAGGAATGGCTGGCGCCGAGCGATGGCCGTTACGGCGACGTGAGCAAGCCCGAGACGCTGGAAAACCCGCTTGCCGCCGTGCAGATGGGCCTCATCTACGTCAATCCGGAAGGTGTGAACGGCAAGTCCGATCCGCTGGCGACGGCGGCGCAGATGCGCGAAACCTTTGCCCGCATGGGCATGGACGACGAGGAAACCGTGGCTCTCACCGCCGGCGGCCACACCATCGGCAAGTCGCACGGCAATGGCAGCGCGGCCAACCTCAGCCCCGATCCGGAAGCCGCAGGCCCGGAATATCAGGGTCTTGGCTGGATCAACACCAAGGGCCGCGGCATTGGCCGTGATACCGTGGTATCGGGCATCGAAGGCGCCTGGACGAGCGAGCCGACCAAGTGGGACAACGGCTTCTTCGACATGCTGTTCAAGCATGAATGGACTTTGACGCACAGCCCCGCCGGTGCTTCCCAATGGGCGCCGATCACCATCGCCGAGGAAGACAAGCCTGTCGACGTCGAGGATGCTTCGATCCGCACCATCCCGATGATGACCGATGCCGATATGGCCCTCAAGGTCGATCCGATCTATCGCGAGATTTCGCTGCGGTTCAAGGACGATCAGGACCATTTCTCTGACGTCTTCGCCCGCGCCTGGTTCAAGCTGACGCATCGCGACATGGGGCCGAAGTCCCGTTACATCGGCCCGGACGTTCCGGCGGAAGACCTGATCTGGCAGGATCCGATCCCTGCCGGTTCCACGGGCTACGATGTCGCTGCCGTCAAGGCGAAGATCGCCGCTTCCGGCCTGCCGGTCGCCGATCTGGTTGCGACCGCATGGGACAGCGCCCGCACCTTCCGCGGTTCGGACAAGCGCGGCGGCGCCAATGGCGCCCGCATCCGCCTCGCACCACAGAAGGACTGGGAAGGCAACGAGCCCGCCCGTCTTTCCCGTGTGCTTTCGGTTCTCGAGCCGATCGCCCGTGAGACCGGCGCGAGCATCGCCGATGTGATCGTTCTGGCCGGCAATTACGGTGTGGAACAGGCGGCGAAAGCGGCCGGCTTCGACATCGCCGTGCCTTTCGCGGCCGGCCGGGGTGACGCTTCCGCCGAGCAGACGGATGCCGACAGCTTTGCACCGCTTGAGCCGCTGGCGGATGGTTTCCGCAACTGGATCAAGAAGGACTATGTTGTCAGCCCCGAAGAACTGCTGCTCGACCGGGCGCAGCTTCTCGGTCTCACAGCGCCGGAACTGACCGTCCTCATCGGTGGCCTGCGCGTCATCGGCGCCAATTATGGCGGCGCGGCACATGGCGTTTTCACGGACAAGCCCGGTGCGCTGACGACGGACTTCTTCGCGACGCTGACGGATATGGCCTATTCCTGGGTTCCGACCGGCAACAATCTCTACGAGATTCGTGACCGCAGGACCGGGGCGGCCAGATATACGGCGACCCGTGTCGACCTCGTAATCGGCTCGAACTCCATACTGCGCGCTTATGCTGAAGTTTATGCGCAGGACGATAACAGGGAAAAATTCGTCCGCGACTTCATTGCCGCCTGGACGAAGGTGATGAACGCCGACCGTTTCGACCTCGTCTGA
- a CDS encoding iron-siderophore ABC transporter substrate-binding protein, with protein MLRPFRCLVPAFVLFLSIIAPNMALADDATTYPIVIKHAFGTTTIAKKPQRVATVAWANHEVPLALGVVPVGFAAANFGDDDGDGLLPWVAKRLAELKADKPVLFDEGDGIDFEAVAATQPDVILAAYSGLSQSDYDTLSQIAPVVAYPVSPWATDWREMIRLNSAGLGMAAEGEALIKRIETEIAEVVAGHPQLKGKSAMFVTHLDATNLSVVNFYTANDSRVKFFADLGLASPKSVVEATKPGQFAAGVSAERVDAFDDVDIVVTYGSKPLFDAMRADPLLARMPAVSHDAIVMLGRDPLGTASNPTPLSISWVLKDYADLLAKAADKASGKSQ; from the coding sequence ATGCTTCGTCCGTTCCGCTGCCTCGTGCCGGCCTTTGTGCTGTTTCTGTCGATAATCGCGCCAAATATGGCCTTGGCGGATGATGCGACGACCTATCCCATCGTCATCAAGCACGCCTTCGGTACGACGACGATTGCAAAGAAGCCGCAGCGCGTCGCCACTGTCGCCTGGGCAAACCATGAGGTGCCGCTGGCGCTCGGCGTCGTGCCTGTCGGTTTCGCCGCCGCCAATTTCGGTGATGATGACGGCGATGGCCTGCTGCCCTGGGTGGCAAAGCGGCTCGCGGAACTCAAGGCGGACAAACCGGTTCTGTTTGACGAGGGTGATGGCATCGATTTCGAGGCCGTGGCGGCAACGCAGCCGGATGTCATTCTCGCGGCCTATTCCGGTCTCAGCCAGTCTGACTATGATACGCTGAGCCAGATCGCGCCTGTGGTCGCCTATCCCGTTTCCCCGTGGGCGACGGACTGGCGCGAGATGATCCGGCTGAATAGCGCGGGCCTTGGCATGGCTGCGGAAGGTGAAGCGCTGATCAAACGCATCGAGACGGAGATTGCCGAGGTGGTCGCCGGCCATCCGCAGCTGAAGGGCAAGTCGGCGATGTTCGTTACCCATCTCGACGCTACCAATCTCAGCGTCGTCAATTTTTACACCGCCAATGACAGCCGGGTGAAGTTCTTCGCCGATCTCGGGCTTGCCTCGCCGAAAAGCGTCGTGGAAGCAACGAAGCCGGGACAATTCGCCGCGGGCGTCAGCGCCGAGCGTGTCGATGCCTTCGATGATGTCGATATTGTCGTGACCTATGGCAGCAAGCCGCTGTTCGATGCCATGCGTGCCGATCCGCTTTTGGCCCGCATGCCGGCCGTTTCCCATGATGCCATCGTCATGCTGGGGCGCGATCCGCTCGGAACAGCGTCCAATCCCACGCCGCTGTCGATTTCCTGGGTGCTGAAGGACTATGCCGATCTTCTGGCGAAAGCGGCGGACAAAGCCTCCGGGAAGTCCCAATGA
- a CDS encoding FecCD family ABC transporter permease, whose product MTMHAAVIDALVFNRHARQRRRRLVIAVLSLLLIAAFALTLMLGQSFTPPGEVIRVLAGEDIAGVSFTVGQLRLPRALLSVLAGLSFGLGGVAFQIMLRNPLASPDIIGISSGASAAAVFAIVVLQLNGPLVSVFAVIAGLGIALLVYLLSFRNGVAGTRLILVGIGVSAMLESFIAYILSVAPAWTLQEAMRWLTGSVNGAKLAQTSPLLIALILFGGLLISRARDLEALRLGDDAAAALGVRVGKTRIIVIIAAVGMIAFATAVSGPIAFVAFLSGPIAARIVGSNGSLLVPAALVGAVLVLVGDYCGQFLLPGRYPVGVVTGALGAPYLIYLIVRVNRSGGSL is encoded by the coding sequence ATGACCATGCACGCTGCCGTCATCGACGCACTGGTTTTCAACCGCCACGCCCGACAGCGCCGGCGTCGCCTTGTCATTGCCGTCCTGTCGCTCCTGCTGATTGCCGCATTCGCACTGACGCTGATGCTGGGGCAATCCTTTACGCCGCCGGGTGAGGTGATCCGCGTCTTGGCTGGCGAGGATATTGCCGGTGTCAGCTTCACTGTCGGGCAATTGCGCCTGCCGCGTGCGCTGCTTTCGGTGCTGGCCGGGCTGAGCTTCGGGCTGGGCGGTGTTGCCTTTCAGATCATGCTGCGCAACCCGCTTGCCAGTCCCGACATTATCGGCATCAGTTCCGGCGCGAGCGCTGCCGCCGTCTTCGCCATCGTCGTTCTGCAGCTGAACGGGCCGCTCGTCTCGGTCTTCGCAGTCATCGCTGGCCTTGGTATCGCGCTGCTGGTCTATCTCCTGTCCTTCCGCAACGGCGTGGCGGGAACACGGCTTATCCTTGTCGGCATCGGCGTTTCTGCCATGCTCGAAAGTTTCATCGCCTATATTCTCTCCGTCGCGCCCGCCTGGACGCTGCAGGAGGCGATGCGCTGGCTGACGGGCAGTGTCAACGGCGCCAAACTTGCCCAGACGTCGCCGCTCCTCATCGCGCTCATCCTGTTCGGCGGGCTGCTTATCAGTCGTGCGCGTGATCTCGAGGCGTTGCGGCTCGGCGATGATGCCGCGGCCGCACTCGGCGTGCGAGTTGGGAAAACGCGCATCATCGTCATCATCGCCGCCGTGGGCATGATCGCTTTTGCAACGGCTGTCTCGGGACCTATCGCCTTTGTCGCTTTCCTGTCGGGGCCGATTGCCGCGCGTATCGTCGGCAGCAACGGCTCACTGCTCGTTCCCGCCGCACTTGTAGGCGCGGTGCTGGTGCTGGTGGGAGATTATTGCGGCCAGTTCCTGCTGCCGGGTCGATACCCGGTCGGCGTCGTTACCGGCGCGCTGGGCGCGCCCTATCTGATTTACCTTATCGTGCGGGTCAACCGCAGCGGAGGCTCGTTATGA
- a CDS encoding helix-turn-helix domain-containing protein has translation MSFWHSMTWHTEGISVTAPVKWRQFDGLVSAFWEAESQMGAKGYYLAADPRIMIFFNDVSSRIRISNRDGELSQHSRPMTRAVYVPAGVPMWTSSNATHRFSHLNLHIHKDRLLRFLSPSVGGSAAMTALRRPVEIQDIGAVETLAGLLVDELAEPSKHPLYAESLVGSIVAGLLDIPGATPEQVNGRLTQAQMNRLLARVEKRGDDRMTVAEMADIVGLSESWFATVFRQTTGKTPLQWQLERRINAAQKLLLEGDLTVADIAAQLGFSDQAHLTKAFRHSVGDTPAAWRRMHRLL, from the coding sequence TTGAGTTTCTGGCATTCCATGACCTGGCACACGGAAGGGATCAGCGTCACTGCACCGGTCAAATGGCGCCAGTTTGACGGGCTGGTCAGCGCGTTCTGGGAGGCCGAAAGCCAGATGGGGGCGAAGGGTTATTATCTGGCCGCCGATCCCCGCATCATGATTTTCTTCAACGATGTCTCGTCACGGATCCGGATTTCCAACCGCGATGGCGAGCTTTCGCAGCATTCGCGGCCAATGACCCGGGCGGTCTATGTGCCGGCCGGCGTGCCGATGTGGACGAGCAGCAATGCCACACATCGTTTTTCCCATCTCAACCTGCATATCCACAAAGACCGGCTTTTGCGCTTCCTGTCGCCATCGGTCGGCGGGTCGGCAGCCATGACGGCGCTACGCCGTCCAGTCGAGATACAGGATATCGGCGCGGTCGAAACGCTGGCAGGTCTGCTCGTCGATGAACTAGCGGAACCTTCGAAACATCCGCTTTATGCCGAAAGCCTTGTCGGCAGCATTGTTGCGGGCTTGCTGGATATTCCCGGAGCGACGCCCGAGCAGGTCAATGGCAGGCTGACGCAGGCACAGATGAACAGGTTGCTCGCCCGCGTCGAAAAACGCGGGGACGACCGCATGACGGTTGCCGAAATGGCCGATATTGTCGGGCTTTCCGAAAGCTGGTTCGCCACCGTGTTTCGCCAGACCACGGGCAAGACACCGCTGCAATGGCAGCTGGAGCGGCGTATCAATGCCGCCCAGAAACTTCTGCTGGAAGGTGATCTGACCGTCGCCGATATCGCCGCGCAGCTCGGTTTCTCCGATCAGGCCCATCTGACCAAGGCCTTCCGTCACTCGGTGGGTGACACGCCGGCCGCCTGGCGGCGCATGCACAGGCTGCTTTGA
- a CDS encoding TonB-dependent siderophore receptor: MKIEIDGKNRKTAPHLHGRAALLACTALVATLPGPLLAQEAANTSGSTVLERITIDSGDNDQKSIVATRTTSGSKMATDILDTPASVSVITAKEMQQRGVQTVEEALQYTAGVTTDFYGSDDRFDYFKIRGFDAYTYRDGLTLGRPFGALREETYAYERVEVLKGGNSTTFGVSDPGGSVNYSTKVPKRARFGEAYVTGGSYSRAETGFDFGDNITSDDTLSYRLTGKLRNADAEYDYSRDDEKFFMGGLTWRPTDVTSLTVVYDHLNKDGVPGGGGHPVGSHFDRSRFFGEPDYNYRGTNRNSVSVMFDHDFGSGLTLSSNARYSKTNTDFGYAYIASTPTNGSTIANRAFFGNDTETENFLIDTRLQYDTTFENVESRSLVGVFYNDYTSGSKNYFGSAPSINWMNPVYTGAPASVPLYASSLTDQKTKAIYLQQDLTFFDRLIVSAGLRNDWIDTDQTNRLNGTTASGDISELTKRIGVSYKVTNEIAPYISYAESVVPASGLTVEPERGEQIELGIKYRPEAFPALFTASIYDLKKNNITVTSPITSLPTTIGEVRVRGLDLEAKAEVTDNLSLTAAYSYLNAEITENGTAGNVGNRPQFVPEHQASLWVNYTLAGNDHFGDMTFGLGGRYTGAYYFDNANKVSTGSSVTVDAAFSYKIQETASMDVNVSNLFNEKHVAYGGFGADFYNPGRAFSVTLRKTW, translated from the coding sequence ATGAAAATCGAAATCGACGGCAAAAACCGTAAAACCGCGCCACATTTGCATGGGAGAGCGGCCCTGCTTGCCTGCACGGCGCTTGTCGCCACCCTGCCCGGCCCCTTGCTGGCGCAGGAGGCTGCCAATACAAGCGGCAGCACGGTTCTGGAACGGATCACCATCGACAGCGGCGACAATGACCAGAAGTCCATCGTCGCCACCCGCACCACGAGCGGTAGCAAGATGGCGACCGATATTCTCGATACGCCCGCCTCGGTTTCCGTCATCACCGCCAAGGAAATGCAGCAGCGCGGCGTGCAGACCGTGGAAGAGGCGCTGCAATATACCGCCGGCGTGACAACGGATTTCTACGGCTCCGACGATCGTTTCGACTATTTCAAGATTCGCGGTTTCGACGCCTATACCTATCGCGACGGCCTGACGCTCGGCCGGCCCTTCGGTGCGCTGCGCGAAGAAACCTATGCCTATGAGCGCGTGGAAGTGCTGAAGGGCGGCAACTCCACCACCTTTGGCGTCTCGGATCCCGGCGGCTCGGTGAACTATTCCACCAAGGTGCCGAAACGCGCCCGTTTCGGCGAAGCCTATGTCACCGGCGGCTCCTACAGCCGCGCCGAGACCGGTTTTGATTTCGGCGACAACATCACCAGCGACGATACGCTGTCCTATCGCCTGACCGGCAAGCTCAGAAATGCCGACGCGGAATATGACTATTCCCGCGATGACGAGAAATTCTTCATGGGCGGCCTGACCTGGCGTCCGACCGATGTCACCAGCCTGACCGTGGTTTACGACCACCTCAACAAGGATGGCGTTCCCGGCGGCGGCGGCCATCCGGTCGGTTCGCATTTCGACAGGAGCCGTTTCTTCGGCGAACCGGACTACAATTATCGCGGCACCAACCGCAATTCGGTCAGCGTGATGTTTGACCACGATTTCGGCTCGGGCCTCACGCTGAGTTCCAATGCGCGCTACAGCAAGACCAATACCGATTTCGGTTACGCCTATATCGCATCCACGCCGACCAACGGTTCGACCATCGCCAACCGCGCCTTTTTCGGCAACGACACCGAAACCGAAAACTTCCTGATCGACACACGGCTGCAATATGACACGACCTTCGAAAATGTCGAAAGCCGCAGCCTCGTTGGCGTCTTCTATAATGACTACACATCCGGCAGCAAAAACTACTTCGGATCGGCCCCAAGCATCAACTGGATGAACCCGGTCTATACCGGCGCACCCGCCTCGGTGCCGCTCTATGCCAGCTCGCTGACGGACCAGAAAACCAAGGCGATCTACCTGCAGCAGGACCTGACCTTCTTCGACAGGCTGATCGTCAGCGCCGGCCTGCGCAACGACTGGATCGACACCGACCAGACCAACCGCCTGAACGGCACGACGGCGAGCGGCGACATCAGCGAACTGACCAAGCGCATCGGCGTGTCCTACAAGGTCACCAACGAGATCGCGCCCTATATCAGCTATGCCGAATCGGTGGTGCCAGCATCGGGCCTTACCGTTGAACCGGAGCGTGGCGAGCAGATCGAGCTTGGCATCAAATACCGGCCGGAGGCTTTCCCCGCCCTGTTCACCGCCTCGATTTACGACCTGAAGAAAAACAACATCACCGTCACCAGCCCGATCACCAGCCTGCCGACCACGATCGGCGAAGTGCGCGTGCGCGGTCTCGATCTGGAAGCCAAGGCGGAAGTCACCGACAATCTCAGCCTCACGGCGGCCTATTCCTATCTCAATGCGGAAATTACCGAAAATGGCACGGCTGGCAATGTCGGCAACCGGCCGCAATTCGTGCCGGAACATCAGGCCTCGCTGTGGGTCAACTACACGCTCGCCGGCAACGACCATTTCGGCGATATGACCTTTGGTCTGGGCGGTCGCTACACAGGCGCTTATTATTTCGACAATGCCAACAAGGTCTCGACCGGCAGCAGTGTCACCGTGGATGCGGCATTCAGCTACAAGATCCAGGAGACCGCATCAATGGATGTCAACGTTTCCAACCTCTTCAACGAAAAACACGTTGCTTATGGTGGTTTCGGCGCTGACTTCTACAATCCCGGCCGGGCGTTTTCCGTCACCCTGCGCAAGACGTGGTGA
- a CDS encoding FecCD family ABC transporter permease, translating to MTMPGSGKGPVVLLAGRSNCKRTVWLSAALALLAALCALSVAIGTRDVSLADITAALAGRVETVAEAAVSVRLPRTVLALLAGAALGLAGAIMQGVTRNPLADPGILGVNMGASLAVVIAIVWFGIASSQAFIIAAIIGAGLSAVFVYVVGSLGRGGATPLKLALAGAATSVAFSSLVIAVVLPRSDIAGGIRAWQIGGVGGATFERIETVLPFLAAGFAISLLSARRLNSLALGDELAAGLGENVAVARAVASFGAILLCGAATAICGPIGFVGLVVPHLCRLLVGVDNRWLLPFSALGGACLLLAADIVGRIVARPSELDVGIVTALVGAPFFIWIVRRQRVREL from the coding sequence ATGACAATGCCGGGATCCGGTAAAGGTCCGGTCGTGCTGCTTGCCGGCCGCTCCAACTGCAAACGAACGGTGTGGCTCAGCGCCGCGCTGGCGCTTCTGGCCGCGCTTTGCGCGCTTTCGGTCGCCATCGGCACGCGTGATGTATCGCTGGCGGATATTACCGCAGCGCTTGCTGGCCGCGTTGAGACCGTTGCGGAAGCGGCGGTATCGGTCCGCCTGCCGCGCACGGTGCTTGCGCTTCTGGCCGGTGCTGCACTCGGTCTGGCGGGAGCCATCATGCAGGGCGTTACCCGTAATCCGCTGGCCGATCCCGGCATTCTCGGCGTTAATATGGGTGCGTCGCTCGCCGTCGTCATTGCCATCGTCTGGTTCGGCATTGCGTCTTCGCAGGCCTTCATCATTGCCGCCATCATCGGTGCTGGTCTCTCGGCCGTCTTTGTTTATGTCGTCGGTTCGCTGGGGCGGGGCGGGGCCACGCCACTGAAACTGGCGCTTGCCGGTGCCGCCACATCCGTCGCCTTCTCCTCACTGGTCATCGCCGTGGTGCTGCCGCGCAGCGATATTGCCGGTGGCATTCGCGCCTGGCAGATCGGCGGTGTCGGCGGCGCGACCTTCGAGCGCATCGAGACCGTTCTGCCGTTTCTGGCCGCGGGTTTCGCCATCAGTCTGCTTTCGGCGCGCAGGCTGAATTCGCTGGCGCTGGGTGACGAGCTCGCCGCCGGCCTTGGTGAAAATGTCGCTGTCGCCAGGGCCGTGGCCTCTTTCGGCGCCATTCTGCTCTGCGGTGCGGCCACAGCCATCTGCGGGCCAATCGGCTTTGTCGGGCTGGTGGTGCCGCATCTGTGCCGCCTGCTTGTCGGTGTCGACAATCGCTGGCTGCTGCCGTTTTCAGCGCTCGGCGGCGCCTGCCTGCTGCTTGCCGCCGATATTGTCGGCCGCATCGTCGCACGACCTTCGGAACTTGATGTCGGCATCGTTACCGCGCTGGTCGGCGCGCCGTTCTTCATCTGGATCGTCAGACGCCAGCGGGTGCGCGAACTATGA